One region of Peribacillus simplex genomic DNA includes:
- the pdhA gene encoding pyruvate dehydrogenase (acetyl-transferring) E1 component subunit alpha, whose translation MAQKTKQAKINVQDQLKKVEEQFETFQILNEEGEVVNEAAMPDLSDEQLQELMQRMVYTRILDQRSISLNRQGRLGFYAPTAGQEASQIASQYALEKEDFILPGYRDVPQIVWHGLPLWQAFLFSRGHFKGNQIPEDVNVISPQIIIGAQYIQAAGVALGMKKRGKKAVAITYTGDGGTSQGDFYEGINFAGAFKAPAIFIVQNNHFAISTPVDLQSASKTLAQKGVAAGIPGIQVDGMDALAVYTAVKEARERAINGEGPTLIETLTYRYGPHTMAGDDPTRYRTSDMDNEWELKDPLVRFRKFLENKKLWNEELENETIEKAKDDIKEAIKKADAEPKQKVTDLIENMYEEMPYNLKEQYEIYKEKESK comes from the coding sequence ATGGCTCAAAAAACTAAACAAGCTAAAATTAATGTTCAAGATCAGCTTAAGAAAGTGGAAGAACAATTTGAAACTTTCCAAATTTTAAATGAAGAGGGAGAAGTCGTTAACGAAGCGGCAATGCCTGATTTAAGTGATGAACAACTGCAGGAATTAATGCAACGTATGGTTTATACCCGCATTTTGGATCAACGTTCTATATCACTGAACCGCCAAGGCAGATTAGGGTTCTATGCACCGACTGCCGGTCAAGAAGCTTCTCAGATCGCTTCCCAGTATGCATTGGAAAAAGAGGATTTCATTCTTCCAGGTTACCGTGACGTGCCGCAAATCGTTTGGCATGGCCTGCCGCTTTGGCAAGCATTCTTATTCTCTCGGGGACATTTTAAAGGAAATCAAATTCCTGAAGATGTCAATGTGATTTCCCCTCAAATCATTATCGGTGCTCAATATATCCAAGCTGCCGGAGTGGCACTTGGTATGAAGAAACGCGGAAAAAAAGCTGTAGCAATCACTTATACCGGTGACGGTGGAACCTCACAAGGTGACTTCTATGAGGGAATTAACTTTGCAGGTGCATTTAAAGCGCCAGCTATCTTCATCGTGCAAAATAACCATTTCGCAATCTCAACTCCGGTTGATTTACAATCAGCATCGAAAACATTGGCCCAAAAGGGTGTGGCTGCAGGTATTCCTGGCATCCAAGTTGATGGTATGGATGCATTGGCTGTTTATACAGCAGTTAAAGAAGCGCGTGAACGTGCAATTAATGGTGAAGGCCCTACATTGATTGAAACATTAACTTACCGTTATGGACCACATACGATGGCTGGGGATGACCCGACACGTTACCGTACTTCAGATATGGATAATGAGTGGGAATTAAAAGATCCATTGGTTCGTTTCCGCAAGTTCTTGGAAAACAAAAAACTCTGGAATGAAGAATTAGAGAACGAAACAATAGAAAAAGCAAAAGACGATATTAAAGAAGCAATCAAAAAGGCTGATGCAGAACCTAAGCAAAAGGTTACAGACCTTATTGAAAACATGTATGAAGAAATGCCTTATAACTTAAAAGAACAATATGAAATTTATAAAGAGAAGGAGTCGAAGTAA
- a CDS encoding alpha-ketoacid dehydrogenase subunit beta gives MAQLTMIQAITEALRTELKNDENVLVFGEDVGLNGGVFRATENLQKEFGEDRVFDTPLAESGIGGLAVGLSLQGFRPVPEIQFFGFIYEVMDSVSGQLARMRYRSGGRYSAPVTIRSPFGGGVHTPEMHADSLEGLMAQQPGLKVVIPSTPYDAKGLLISAIRDNDPVIFLEHMKLYRSFRQEVPEEEYTIPLGKADVKREGTDLSIITYGAMVQESIKAAEELAKEGHSVEVVDLRTVSPLDIDTIIASVEKTGRAIVVQEAQKQAGIAANVVAEINERAILSLDAPVLRVAAADTVFAFSQAETVWLPNYKDIIETATKVLKF, from the coding sequence ATGGCTCAATTGACGATGATTCAAGCAATTACAGAAGCATTACGTACAGAACTAAAAAATGACGAGAATGTACTCGTTTTTGGAGAAGATGTTGGTCTTAATGGAGGAGTTTTCCGTGCAACGGAAAATCTTCAAAAAGAATTCGGCGAAGATCGTGTATTTGATACACCTCTAGCTGAATCCGGAATCGGTGGATTAGCTGTCGGTCTTTCCTTGCAAGGTTTCCGTCCTGTTCCTGAAATACAATTCTTCGGTTTCATATATGAAGTAATGGACTCCGTAAGCGGTCAGCTTGCTCGTATGCGCTACCGTTCAGGCGGACGTTACAGTGCGCCGGTTACAATTCGCTCACCTTTTGGAGGCGGAGTGCATACTCCGGAAATGCACGCTGATAGCTTAGAAGGTTTAATGGCTCAGCAACCTGGGTTAAAGGTAGTTATCCCTTCCACTCCTTACGATGCTAAAGGCTTATTGATTTCGGCGATTCGTGATAATGACCCTGTCATTTTCCTTGAGCACATGAAATTGTACCGCTCTTTCCGTCAGGAAGTTCCTGAGGAAGAATATACAATTCCATTAGGAAAAGCGGATGTGAAAAGAGAAGGAACGGATTTATCCATTATTACGTATGGTGCGATGGTACAAGAATCAATCAAGGCAGCTGAAGAATTGGCTAAGGAAGGTCATTCCGTAGAAGTGGTCGACTTACGGACTGTATCTCCATTGGATATTGATACAATCATTGCTTCTGTAGAAAAAACAGGACGCGCAATCGTTGTTCAAGAAGCACAAAAGCAAGCTGGTATAGCAGCGAATGTTGTCGCGGAAATTAACGAACGTGCCATTTTGAGCTTGGATGCTCCAGTACTGCGTGTGGCGGCTGCTGATACGGTATTCGCGTTTTCACAAGCTGAAACAGTATGGCTCCCTAATTATAAAGACATTATTGAAACGGCGACTAAAGTCTTGAAGTTTTAA
- the lpdA gene encoding dihydrolipoyl dehydrogenase, whose product MVVGDFPIETDTLVIGSGPGGYVAAIRAAQLGQKVTVVEKGTIGGVCLNVGCIPSKALISAGHRFHEAQHSEDMGIFAEKVTVDFSKVQAWKGTVVKKLTGGVSSLLKGNNVDVVTGEAYFVDENSIRVMNEDSAQTYTFKNAIIATGSSPIEIPSFKYTKRVLNSTGALALEEVPSSIVVIGGGYIGTELGGAFASFGTKVTILEGTEEILSAGFEKQMAALVKRNLKNKGAEIVTKANAKGVEETETGVTVTYEVKGEEKKVEADYVLVTVGRRPNTAEIGLEQVGIKMTDRGLVETDKQCRTSVKNIYAIGDIVSGPQLAHKASYEGKIAAEAIAGHSSEIDYLAIPAVVFSEPELASVGYNEKEAKEAGIEALASKFPFAANGRALSLNNTDGFVKLITRKEDGLVIGAQIAGPNASDMIAELGLAIEAGMTAEDIAMTIHAHPTLGEITMEAAEVALGTPIHIIK is encoded by the coding sequence ATGGTAGTAGGAGATTTTCCAATCGAAACAGATACTTTAGTGATCGGTTCAGGCCCAGGGGGATATGTTGCCGCAATTCGCGCAGCGCAGCTTGGACAGAAAGTAACGGTCGTTGAAAAAGGAACAATCGGCGGAGTTTGTTTGAATGTAGGCTGTATCCCATCGAAAGCTTTAATTTCGGCAGGACACCGCTTCCATGAAGCTCAGCATTCAGAAGACATGGGTATCTTTGCAGAAAAAGTTACTGTTGATTTTTCTAAAGTACAAGCTTGGAAAGGTACTGTTGTAAAAAAATTAACTGGCGGTGTAAGCAGCCTGTTAAAAGGTAATAATGTTGATGTTGTAACTGGCGAAGCTTACTTCGTTGATGAAAACAGCATCCGCGTTATGAATGAAGACTCAGCCCAAACATATACATTTAAAAACGCAATCATCGCAACTGGTTCATCGCCAATCGAGATTCCGTCATTTAAATATACGAAACGTGTACTTAATTCCACTGGTGCTCTTGCTCTGGAAGAAGTTCCAAGTTCGATCGTGGTAATCGGCGGAGGTTATATTGGTACTGAGCTTGGCGGAGCGTTCGCAAGTTTTGGCACTAAAGTGACCATCCTTGAAGGTACAGAAGAAATTCTTTCTGCAGGCTTTGAAAAACAAATGGCAGCACTTGTTAAACGTAACCTTAAAAACAAGGGCGCTGAAATTGTTACTAAAGCAAATGCTAAAGGCGTGGAAGAAACTGAAACAGGTGTAACCGTTACTTATGAAGTAAAAGGCGAAGAGAAAAAAGTTGAAGCCGATTACGTTTTAGTAACAGTGGGACGTCGTCCTAATACTGCAGAAATCGGTTTGGAACAAGTCGGAATCAAAATGACTGACCGCGGTTTGGTCGAAACGGATAAACAATGCCGTACAAGCGTGAAAAACATTTATGCAATCGGAGATATCGTTTCTGGACCTCAATTGGCTCATAAAGCTTCTTATGAAGGTAAAATTGCTGCTGAAGCCATTGCAGGACATTCATCTGAAATCGACTATCTTGCTATTCCGGCTGTTGTATTCTCTGAACCGGAACTTGCTTCTGTCGGTTATAATGAAAAAGAAGCGAAGGAAGCTGGAATCGAAGCTCTTGCTTCTAAATTCCCATTCGCTGCAAATGGACGTGCCCTTTCATTAAATAATACGGACGGATTTGTGAAGCTTATCACTCGCAAAGAAGACGGATTGGTTATAGGAGCACAAATTGCAGGACCAAACGCTTCTGATATGATTGCAGAACTTGGTTTAGCTATCGAAGCGGGAATGACTGCCGAAGATATCGCCATGACAATCCATGCACATCCAACATTAGGGGAAATCACAATGGAAGCTGCTGAAGTTGCCCTTGGAACTCCTATTCACATCATTAAGTAA